In Propionispora vibrioides, the following are encoded in one genomic region:
- a CDS encoding very short patch repair endonuclease codes for MPDKFDSIKRSQIMSRVKVKNTAPEIKLRSILHRHGFRFRLNRSDLPGKPDIVLPKYKTVIFVHGCFWHGHYCKRGKRPKTNEEFWNKKIDGNIKRDELNIKRLEELGWRVLVVWECEIKDKDLLGRIENFLSRMPAGSW; via the coding sequence GTGCCTGATAAATTTGACAGTATCAAAAGAAGTCAAATAATGTCTCGAGTTAAAGTAAAGAATACTGCTCCTGAGATCAAGTTGAGAAGCATTCTTCATCGGCATGGGTTTAGATTCCGATTGAACCGAAGTGATCTTCCAGGTAAGCCCGATATTGTACTGCCTAAATATAAGACGGTTATATTTGTACATGGTTGCTTTTGGCATGGTCATTACTGCAAGAGGGGAAAACGGCCTAAAACAAACGAAGAGTTTTGGAATAAAAAAATTGATGGTAATATCAAACGGGATGAATTAAACATAAAGAGACTTGAAGAACTTGGCTGGAGAGTTTTAGTTGTTTGGGAATGTGAGATAAAAGATAAGGACCTGCTAGGGCGCATAGAGAACTTTTTGAGCAGAATGCCTGCTGGTAGTTGGTAA
- a CDS encoding HNH endonuclease — protein MVRRSMPNNDPEKLRQSLVELLTNFAVELKKSDIRTKVIALIPAFHKLRDLGSSFIPKDEAPSARDRIISYLLQYPYKVIDGEELMVVSGIGEWARRVRELRVQFGWWIYSGVTFGDIADEEETVNALNDMGIDSTKIKPDQYVLMRTEQDRDAALRWNVINEIRRKKISVKDKIIEYLRKNVGVQITGEELKYLANDAKEWARRVRELRTEEGWPIVTKNSGRSDLPVGVYILEEDKQAYEHDRRIPDEIRVAVLKRDKFKCVECGWDRTILRREDPRKMIELHHKHQHKDGGENTVENLISLCNVCHDKVHRK, from the coding sequence TTGGTTAGACGATCTATGCCTAATAATGATCCTGAAAAATTGCGGCAGTCTTTGGTGGAGTTGTTAACAAACTTTGCTGTGGAGCTTAAGAAAAGTGATATCCGAACCAAGGTCATAGCTTTGATTCCTGCATTTCACAAATTAAGGGATTTAGGTAGTTCATTTATCCCAAAAGATGAGGCACCTTCAGCTCGTGATAGAATTATCTCCTACTTATTACAATATCCTTATAAGGTAATTGATGGGGAAGAATTGATGGTGGTTTCAGGTATAGGCGAATGGGCTCGGCGTGTACGCGAACTACGTGTACAATTTGGGTGGTGGATTTATTCCGGTGTTACGTTTGGAGATATTGCTGATGAAGAGGAGACGGTAAATGCTTTAAACGATATGGGGATTGACTCCACAAAAATTAAGCCGGATCAGTATGTACTTATGAGAACTGAACAAGATCGGGATGCTGCACTTCGCTGGAATGTAATTAACGAAATAAGAAGGAAAAAAATATCGGTTAAAGATAAGATTATTGAATACTTACGCAAAAATGTAGGAGTGCAAATTACTGGTGAAGAATTGAAATATCTTGCTAATGATGCAAAAGAGTGGGCAAGACGAGTTAGAGAATTACGTACAGAAGAAGGTTGGCCAATCGTTACTAAAAACAGTGGGCGAAGCGACTTGCCTGTTGGGGTTTATATCTTGGAGGAAGATAAACAAGCATATGAACATGACCGGAGAATACCTGATGAGATACGTGTGGCGGTTCTTAAAAGGGACAAATTTAAATGTGTTGAATGTGGTTGGGATAGAACGATACTTCGACGAGAAGATCCTCGGAAAATGATTGAACTTCATCATAAGCATCAGCACAAGGATGGTGGTGAAAATACTGTAGAAAATTTAATTTCACTTTGCAATGTTTGTCATGATAAAGTACATAGAAAATAA
- a CDS encoding helix-turn-helix domain-containing protein, translating to MFDDYEDILTVSQIMEILYIGKNTAYRLLNSGQIKSFKIGKVHKVPRRALERYILDKCNK from the coding sequence ATGTTTGATGATTATGAGGATATTCTAACAGTATCACAAATAATGGAAATTTTGTACATTGGGAAAAATACAGCATATAGATTGTTGAATTCAGGCCAAATTAAATCCTTCAAAATTGGTAAAGTGCATAAAGTACCTCGAAGAGCTCTTGAAAGATACATTTTAGATAAATGCAATAAATAG
- a CDS encoding DNA cytosine methyltransferase, with product MYKIIDLFCGAGGLSLGFSEEFGHHFKPVWANDFNQYAANTYNENFGKHCVVGDIVDLLNDSQISIPKADVVIGGPPCQGFSLLNKNRDGDIRRHLWLPFMEVVERSGADIFVMENVPQLLNSREYEDIVRHAINLGFFPPVKAKLCAADYGVPQVRYRAFIIGCRFTDPSDFFPPLKTHINPNFSMKLSADLQKEYVKNPRPWQTVREAIGDLPYPEGTEIRKDFSPPLDLHFGRNPTEISLKRYMSIPNEGMNRFDLQRIAPEITPRCWIEKTSGGTDLFGRLWWDKPSVTIRTEFFKPEKGRYLHPCQHRPITHREAARIQSFPDSFLFLGSKIEIAKQIGNAVPPLLASQVAGCIEKILKKKDKEKSA from the coding sequence ATGTATAAAATTATTGATTTATTTTGTGGTGCCGGAGGCCTTTCTCTTGGCTTTAGCGAGGAATTCGGCCATCATTTCAAGCCTGTATGGGCTAACGACTTTAATCAATATGCCGCAAATACTTATAATGAGAACTTTGGAAAGCACTGTGTTGTAGGGGATATTGTTGATTTGTTAAATGATTCCCAAATCAGTATTCCTAAGGCGGATGTTGTTATTGGAGGACCACCGTGTCAAGGATTCAGCCTATTAAATAAAAATCGTGATGGTGATATAAGAAGACATCTTTGGCTCCCTTTTATGGAAGTTGTGGAACGTTCAGGTGCGGATATTTTTGTTATGGAAAATGTTCCGCAACTACTCAATTCTAGAGAGTATGAAGATATTGTCCGACATGCAATCAATTTGGGATTTTTCCCTCCGGTAAAAGCTAAATTATGCGCTGCCGATTATGGTGTTCCTCAGGTCCGGTATAGGGCTTTTATCATCGGGTGTCGTTTTACAGACCCTAGTGATTTCTTTCCTCCGCTAAAAACGCACATTAATCCTAATTTTAGTATGAAATTGTCTGCGGACTTGCAGAAAGAGTACGTGAAAAATCCTAGACCTTGGCAGACTGTTCGGGAAGCAATTGGAGACTTACCCTATCCGGAAGGAACGGAGATTCGGAAAGATTTTTCTCCTCCGTTGGACCTTCATTTTGGAAGAAATCCTACAGAAATTAGTCTTAAACGATATATGTCAATACCTAATGAAGGTATGAATCGCTTTGATTTGCAACGGATTGCACCTGAAATAACACCACGGTGTTGGATAGAGAAGACTTCGGGCGGTACGGACTTATTTGGGAGGCTTTGGTGGGATAAACCTTCGGTTACAATACGTACAGAGTTTTTTAAACCTGAGAAGGGGCGCTATTTGCACCCTTGTCAACATCGTCCGATTACTCACCGTGAAGCGGCAAGGATTCAATCATTTCCTGATTCTTTCCTATTTCTTGGTAGTAAAATAGAGATTGCAAAGCAAATTGGCAACGCTGTTCCGCCTCTTCTTGCTTCTCAAGTTGCGGGATGTATAGAAAAAATTCTAAAAAAGAAAGACAAAGAAAAAAGTGCCTGA